From Leifsonia sp. fls2-241-R2A-40a, one genomic window encodes:
- the coxB gene encoding cytochrome c oxidase subunit II, whose translation MRHNRRLRWAAIPIAATLVVALAGCTQAQLHGFLPGFVAGEPPVTNHTDRISGLWVTSWIVLLIVGIVVWGLTLWAVIVYRRRKGQTGLPVQLRYNMPIEIFYTVVPLILVLGFFAFTARDQNAIEKPYANPDLKIQVYAKQWAWDFNYVTDNVYDPGIQVQPDDNSATPGSVQEGEVPVLYLPENKKITIQLDSRDVIHSFWVPAMLYKKDVIPGKTNYMYFETTNRTGTFVGKCAELCGEYHSAMLFNVKIVSQSEYDAHIQKLRDQGYEGQLGSEYDRNQNLPGTGAPSGGQGNE comes from the coding sequence GTGCGTCACAATCGCCGTCTCCGATGGGCTGCCATCCCGATCGCTGCGACGCTCGTCGTGGCCCTCGCGGGCTGCACGCAGGCTCAGCTGCACGGATTCCTCCCGGGCTTCGTCGCAGGCGAGCCGCCCGTCACGAATCACACCGACCGCATCAGCGGCCTCTGGGTGACCAGCTGGATCGTCCTGCTCATCGTGGGCATCGTCGTCTGGGGCCTCACCCTCTGGGCCGTGATCGTCTACCGCCGCCGGAAGGGCCAGACCGGCCTCCCGGTGCAGCTGCGCTACAACATGCCGATCGAGATCTTCTACACGGTCGTGCCCCTGATCCTCGTCCTGGGTTTCTTCGCCTTCACCGCTCGCGACCAGAACGCCATCGAGAAGCCGTATGCGAACCCCGACCTCAAGATCCAGGTCTACGCGAAGCAGTGGGCGTGGGACTTCAACTACGTCACCGACAACGTCTACGACCCGGGCATCCAGGTCCAGCCGGATGACAACAGCGCCACCCCCGGCTCGGTCCAGGAGGGCGAGGTCCCGGTCCTCTACCTGCCCGAGAACAAGAAGATCACGATCCAGCTCGACTCGCGCGACGTGATCCACTCCTTCTGGGTCCCCGCGATGCTGTACAAGAAGGACGTCATCCCGGGCAAGACGAACTACATGTACTTCGAGACGACGAACCGCACCGGCACCTTCGTCGGAAAGTGTGCCGAGCTCTGCGGCGAGTACCACTCGGCGATGCTCTTCAACGTGAAGATCGTGTCGCAGTCCGAGTACGACGCCCACATCCAGAAGCTCCGTGACCAGGGCTACGAGGGTCAGCTGGGCTCCGAGTACGACCGCAACCAGAACCTGCCAGGAACGGGCGCCCCCTCGGGCGGCCAGGGCAACGAGTAG
- the erpA gene encoding iron-sulfur cluster insertion protein ErpA has translation MTDTTLTATKAHGVGLTDTAAFKVKSLLEQEGRDDLRLRVAVQPGGCSGLIYQLYFDERMLDGDATVDFDGVEVIVDKMSVPYLDGATIDFEDTIQKQGFTIDNPNATGSCACGDSFH, from the coding sequence ATGACCGACACAACGCTGACCGCGACCAAGGCCCACGGAGTCGGCCTCACCGACACCGCGGCATTCAAGGTCAAGAGCCTGCTCGAGCAGGAGGGCCGCGACGACCTGCGTCTGCGCGTCGCCGTCCAGCCCGGTGGATGCTCGGGTCTGATCTACCAGCTGTACTTCGACGAGCGGATGCTCGACGGAGACGCGACCGTCGATTTCGACGGGGTGGAGGTCATCGTCGACAAGATGAGCGTGCCGTATCTCGACGGCGCGACCATCGACTTCGAGGACACGATCCAGAAGCAGGGCTTCACGATCGACAACCCGAACGCGACCGGTTCGTGCGCCTGTGGAGACTCGTTCCACTAG